caccttgggcattaagcctcctaggtttgcgTGAAGCATGTCCTTAAAGAGGGTTTTGGCTTaactctatcttaggctgactaggagttggtttcctatgacgcaaggctcccccaagtggacaacttgggagtggaaagtccgtggctgtcgactgcgccgccgatcgactaaatccacaagatcgatccaactaaagggcaATTTAGTATTGCACGGCCACGAACcacgaaaccgctttaagtgtgtgaatttgtgtgaattttccaggagtggaggaagtatgaacAGAATGTCAATTTAATAAAAGcaaaaatatacatattacatagaaaaggCAAATaggaataaaaaaataataaaacatttaaaagcatataaagcaacaataaaggcaaaataaacaaacaaaccatccaaaaaaaaaattattaacctaagtatgttatggttagaacctaaaatccccagcggagtcgccaagctgttataccccattttaaacgggttaaagtagagtacaacatattggtgattcctatttgttttatttttaaggagtcgccacctaattagtttaatggtgaattagggcacctaatcattaactaaggtaaagctaactaaacctccgttaatggtctgcttaatttatgattctaggtaagggttctagattatcctaaagggaaggggttaggcatcctttagaatccgttaactacggttaacgggtcaaacttaggttaattaattagggctaaagatacaaatatagcatttaaattttaagaaaatggcttgtaaatattgctaaggttttcaaggaaaatataataatgctattcaaaataatacttataaatgttgttaaggctttaaatggaaatacaataatgctatttaaaataagatttgtagaagaTATAATGATTCGCATAAAATaagactttaaatgctatttaaagtaagacttataaatgttgctaagactttaaatgaaaaataatgctatttaaaataaaacttgcagaaaatataataattttaatATAAGTAAAAGAAAATACGGGTTTGTGCAGCGTTTTTATAAATATTTGGAATAACTCAAATGACGAGGTATTAATCGATTTTTGCGGTTTAGGAGTATAGACAAGATgtgaattttctttctccttttattatttcttattaactatgcttagctaaaaatatgcgtgattgattcaaacttgaagagttatttatacaATATACTTGAGTTGTTAAAACATGGTCTTAATTCGAAATATGTGTTCACGGCTTCACGCCCTTGAAAATCAATTGTTTTAACAAAAGTAAATATTACAGGTACTATAAAAAATtttagagattaaaaaaaaaaagagaacgaAGCCGGTATAATTAATTattggttttccttaaattaactacccattaccaCTAACACTATCCACACTAATTCTCCTATAATTCTACCCATTACCACTAACACTATCCACACTAATCACGCGTAATGAATGTTCTTCCATAACAGATTACGTATCTCTCTCCAcctttatcacaatcaaaacgttttgaattcaaaaaaataCTGAAGATCTAAAAAGATCCAACTACAGAAGAATCTCTTTGAGCTCTGTTTTCTACATTCGAATTCTTCAAAATCAAGTTGAAATACACTCAATAAGATAAGGACGAGTGTATATATGGAATTTTAGTGAAGATCCGATTTGTATTTCAGATTCTACAAAAGGtatgtttcaaattttcaatgaTTTGTGTGAgttttttttattcaattttatGTGATTGGaacgatgattttttttttccaatgcaGTCACTGTTCTTCTAGTTTTGTTGAATTATCAAAACGAAACATGTCAAGCATAACAACAGTGATCAGACACTCCGGTTTTTGGAATGAACAGAATTGCTTTGTTGATTACAAACTAGACGCAGTTGTCTTCAAAGATTATTGTTCATACGGTGATTTGGTTGAAACTATAGCAATTCAGTTAGGTGTTGATATTAGCAGGAAAACGATATCAATAAAATATGCTGTGGAAGGAGACAACATGCCAATTGAAATACGCAACAATATGGGAGTAAGGGTGTATGTTGAGCTTAAGAGAGGAAACAGGGGATTTGAAGCATATCCGTTGTGCGTTAGCATAACTGATAATGATCTTGAGAATTTTATGTCCGGCGAATCTGCAGTTGGAGACGATATGTTTCAACTTGAATTTAATGATTATATGTATGCTATAAACGTAGTTGATTCAAATGATTTGGATGCGTCGGATTGTGCTAAGGCTGTTGTTTTATTTCAAAACAACGATGACTTGATAATTTCGAACAAGGAACATAAAGATGTTTTTGTTGATCAAATCTACAAAGATAAGGACACTCTGAAGAATGTTATGGCGAATTATGCAATTCGCAAAAGATTCAATTTCAAGACAGAGAGGTCGAATGTCGTAAGGTATGTTAGTCACCTAAAAAtatgaaatacattgaaatatactatgaaatatatatgaaatatagtgaaatatactAAGAAATGCATTGAAATACAGTGACGTAAACTGTTGTATTGCCATTACATTTCAGTTGGATTTAattaaatacagtgaaatacgaACTGTTTGAATTATTTAATTCCATTATCTAACCATTTCAGTATATATAGACAATGTATTTAGGATGTtgtatgtgtttgaaacttcaatCTGATTGTTCTTTTCTTGTATTGGTTTATGTAGTTACACTCTGGTATGTTGTTCAACTGATTGTCGTTGGAAATTCAGAGCTTCAAGTATAGCGAACTCTGAAATGTTCAGAGTGAGATCTTTTCATGACGAACATACGTGTCCATTGAAGGACAAAGTGTATTCCCAAAGGCAAGCAACAAGTTGGTTGATTGGTGCGTCAGTTGTTAAGCCAAAAATAGCAAATCACAAGAGGAAATATACACCTGGTGATATAGTAGACGACGTAAAAAATGAGTATGGCGTTGATGTTTCTTATATGACGGCCTGGAGGGCTAGAGAAAAGGCAATGAGTGAATTAAGAGGGGAACCAACAGAATCATACAAGAAGTTACCGGGATATGTCTACATATTGGATAAAACATACCCTGGATCACATGTGAGAATgcacaaatcacaacaaaacgAGTTCTTGTATTTGTTTATTGCACTTAAAGCGTTCATAAAAGGCttcgagtgttgtagaccaatagttgtaGTAGATGGTTCCCACCTTAAAACTACATATAACGGTACTTTTGTATCAGCCAGCACGTTGGATGGTGCAGGTAGATGCCAAAATgtttaaatacatttttttttctgtttttggtatatttcgttgtatttcattatatttctaaTGTAGTTCCAATATGCTTTATGCTATATTTCACTGTAATAATACACAAAAACATGTATGTGCAGGTAATATTCTACCATTGGCGTATGGTGTGATAGATTCAGAGAACGATAAGTCTTGGACCTGGTTCTTTGAGCAGTTCAAACAAGCTTATGGGAATAGGGATAACATGTGTGTTGTATCAGACAGACATGAGAGCATCATTAAGGCGGTGAGTAGAGTGTATCCAACTGTGCCACATTTGGCGTGCATATGACATTTATGGAAAAATGTGACCACGAAATACAAGTCGAATGGTGAAGTATTGTGTCCTGTATTCTATGCACTTGCAAAAGCATACACACAGGCTGAGTTTGATAAGCTGATGGAGAAGATTGAGAAGGTTGATTTTTGGGTAAAAGAGTACTTGGAGGATGCTGGAAGGGAAAAGTGGGCTCGACTGTATTCACCCGTTAACAGAGGATGGACAATGACGTCAAATATAGccgaatgtattaatggaaaattggtagCAGCAAGAGAGTTGCCGGTTTTCGATTTtcttgaagaagtgaggaagatgttttGGAGATGGAATTGCACTAATAGGAGGAACGGTacatacacattcacaacacttgGGAAAGCATTCCAGCAATTATTATCAATAAACGAATGTAAATCTCTACGTATGACGGTATGTTACTGTTTATTTTGTTGAAGTCTACCTATatatatttcaatatatttcagcATATTTAGAAGGTACTTAAGTAATTCTGTTTGGATTGTATATTTCCATGTATTTCATATTAAGTAATTATGTTTGGATTGTATATTTCCATGtatttcatattacttattgttGTTAATATTCAATGTATTCTGGTCTGACACATTTCATCTTGATTAGGTTGAACCATCAACTGAATATGTGTATACCGTAAATGATGAGGCAAGGCGATTCATAATTGATCTTAAAAAGAAAACATGCAGTTGTCGGATGTTCCAAATGGACGAGATACCATGTCCACGTGCATGGGCTGTATTGAAGAGTAAAAGTCTTATGCCTGATGAATATTGTTCAGACCTATTCAAACCAAAGACAGTGATTAAGACGTATGATgttcctgtggatcctctgcctGACGAGAGTGAGTGGAATATTCCCAAACACATAAGTGATGAAGTTGTTTTGCCACCAAGATACAAGAGACCCCCGGGAAGGCCAAAGAAAAAGCGAGATAAACCATTAATGGAGACGATGATTGGTAAACGTAGGAATGCTTGTAGTACTTGTGGACGTCTTGGTCACAATAGACGTTCTTGTTCCAATGAGCCACGTAAGAAGTAGATGTTTAGAttgtaattgttttttttttttaaataccttatccccaaaaatattaaataaagaaaTTTTTGGTTCATCGTTGTATTCTGTAATTTTTGTCCTTTATTTTCATAATAATATTGCATACAATTCGGTGTTAACGGAcattaaaatgaaaaataagtgaaATGTTTAAGAAATATTAAGTTGCATTAGGACTGGAATAACCAGAAGCAGGTGCTGGAATACAACACTGattttttgtatttcactatatttcggtgtatttccttttgcattttcactatattttttttacattttactatatttctgtgtatttctctgtatttcaGTGTTCAAAATGAAAGAGTATTCCAGTTCACCTGGAATAATTTGTCAAATTGAAGAGTGGGTATATAACATTGGAATATATTGAAAATACACCAGAGGCTGTTTTCATTAAATGATAAATAAAAATATGGGAGACTTAAACAAAAAATAGTCGTGAAAGAAATTAGTTAAGTCATTGATGAAAAAACACTGCCATTTGTCAATTCTTTacaaaacaacacaacaaaatgTAGAAAAATGGTTAGCAAAACAGTACTGTGAAAAACGATTGAACATTAAAACCTAGTGGACTAATTAACAACTACTGTGTCGACCGCGTTGTAATCTATGGCAGGCCTAACTGGTCTTGGCGGCAGTTCATTGTCACTGAAGGCATTCAAATCAGCCTTTTGCCATCCGTATTCCCATAGTAATGCCCCGTATCTATTACGTAGTGTTTCTGCATCAATTTCAGATGGAACGCCTCGTCCAGAACAAAAGTATTCAGCAAATGCGGCaacatacacaccacaatccctgaaaaaataaaaaataaaaatgattattggttgagaattttgaaaaaaaaaatggaactct
The sequence above is a segment of the Lycium barbarum isolate Lr01 chromosome 6, ASM1917538v2, whole genome shotgun sequence genome. Coding sequences within it:
- the LOC132643918 gene encoding uncharacterized protein LOC132643918, giving the protein MSSITTVIRHSGFWNEQNCFVDYKLDAVVFKDYCSYGDLVETIAIQLGVDISRKTISIKYAVEGDNMPIEIRNNMGVRVYVELKRGNRGFEAYPLCVSITDNDLENFMSGESAVGDDMFQLEFNDYMYAINVVDSNDLDASDCAKAVVLFQNNDDLIISNKEHKDVFVDQIYKDKDTLKNVMANYAIRKRFNFKTERSNVVSYTLVCCSTDCRWKFRASSIANSEMFRVRSFHDEHTCPLKDKVYSQRQATSWLIGASVVKPKIANHKRKYTPGDIVDDVKNEYGVDVSYMTAWRAREKAMSELRGEPTESYKKLPGYVYILDKTYPGSHVRMHKSQQNEFLYLFIALKAFIKGFECCRPIVVVDGSHLKTTYNGTFVSASTLDGAGNILPLAYGVIDSENDKSWTWFFEQFKQAYGNRDNMCVVSDRHESIIKAAEFDKLMEKIEKVDFWVKEYLEDAGREKWARLYSPVNRGWTMTSNIAECINGKLVAARELPVFDFLEEVRKMFWRWNCTNRRNGTYTFTTLGKAFQQLLSINECKSLRMTVEPSTEYVYTVNDEARRFIIDLKKKTCSCRMFQMDEIPCPRAWAVLKSKSLMPDEYCSDLFKPKTVIKTYDVPVDPLPDESEWNIPKHISDEVVLPPRYKRPPGRPKKKRDKPLMETMIGKRRNACSTCGRLGHNRRSCSNEPLFKMKEYSSSPGIICQIEEWVYNIGIY